The Urocitellus parryii isolate mUroPar1 chromosome 6, mUroPar1.hap1, whole genome shotgun sequence genome includes a window with the following:
- the Gsc gene encoding homeobox protein goosecoid → MPASMFSIDNILAARPRCKDSVLPVAPSAAAPVVFPALHGDSLYGASGGTSSDYGAFYQRPVAPGGAGLPAAVGGSRLGYNNYFYGQLHVQAAPVGPACCGAVQPLGAQQCSCVPTPSGYEGPGSVLVSPVPHQMLPYMNVGTLSRTELQLLNQLHCRRKRRHRTIFTDEQLEALENLFQETKYPDVGTREQLARKVHLREEKVEVWFKNRRAKWRRQKRSSSEESENAEKWNKTSSKASPEKREEEGKSDLDSDS, encoded by the exons ATGCCCGCCAGCATGTTCAGCATCGACAACATCCTGGCCGCCCGGCCGCGCTGCAAGGACTCGGTGCTGCCGGTGGCGCCCAGCGCCGCGGCTCCGGTCGTCTTCCCGGCCCTGCACGGGGACTCTCTCTACGGCGCCAGCGGAGGCACCTCCTCGGACTACGGCGCCTTCTACCAGCGCCCGGTGGCCCCCGGCGGCGCGGGCCTCCCGGCCGCTGTCGGCGGCTCCCGCCTAGGCTACAACAACTACTTCTACGGGCAGCTGCACGTGCAGGCGGCGCCCGTGGGCCCGGCCTGCTGCGGGGCCGTGCAGCCGCTGGGCGCCCAGCAGTGCTCCTGCGTCCCGACGCCTTCAG GCTACGAGGGCCCAGGTTCGGTGTTGGTGTCGCCGGTGCCGCACCAGATGCTGCCCTACATGAACGTGGGCACGCTGTCGCGCACCGAGCTGCAGCTCCTCAACCAACTGCACTGCCGGAGGAAGCGGCGGCACCGCACCATCTTCACCGACGAACAGCTCGAAGCGCTGGAGAACCTCTTCCAGGAGACCAAGTACCCGGACGTGGGCACGCGCGAGCAGCTGGCCCGGAAGGTGCATCTCCGAGAGGAGAAAGTGGAG GTCTGGTTTAAGAATCGCCGCGCCAAATGGAGGCGGCAGAAGCGGTCCTCATCCGAAGAGTCGGAAAACGCTGAGAAGTGGAACAAGACGTCGTCGAAGGCGTCGCcggagaagagggaagaggaaggtaaAAGCGATTTGGACTCGGACAGCTGA